Below is a window of Ananas comosus cultivar F153 linkage group 9, ASM154086v1, whole genome shotgun sequence DNA.
CTCCAATGGAGAAAACCCAACATgaagcaaggagaaggagaacaGAAATATCAAAACCAAATAAACCatgcaaaaaggagcaaaaatccAAAGGAGAAGTCCTCACCTGGGTTCTCCACGAAATAGGGCTCAAATTAAAGGAGCTCTCTGAGGCAGCTGGGGTAGGTTATATAGAgttgcaataattgcaaatacacccctccacAAAAACAGCCTCTTCtgcaaagtgtactggtacacgggaaagtgtaccggtacaaacccagtGTACGCgtgaacccgaggctcgggttggcagaaatacccatctgtaccggtacaaccatcaaggtgtaaccggtacactttttgtaccggtacaaccttcaaggtgtaccggtacacagctctgcaaaatgcaatccgagagcaggctaagtcctccactttggtgaccttagcgctactttaaatactttaattcttggaatacgagccataggtcgaaacactgtcaacgaccctccagaatatctgaaaaaactcgaaacacagatcaaacactcgaacctcgcaatttgcaaagatccagtgtgttacagctaaataaaaatattgttaaataaagaaataaaagataaaagttaagTGTTggtgaaccaaaccaaatagcCAAAACTCTCACGATCCGACTCATGCTTGTGCCGTGCGCGATAGCGTGAATAGTGGATAGCACCGACCTCTTGGCCACCTAAGAAACTGACCAGAGGATAATGgagtatattaaaatatatatacacttctTGTAAGTTTGTCATTTGTGAGTAAACttataagtaataaatagtACACAAGATCCCACCTAAGGCCCATTGGTGTTGGACTACCTAAAAAGGTCCTatgccaaaataaaattttaagagtaGTGCTTCTATACTTGTTATTTTTCGCTATCATTCATTCACTCCTCTTCAAAAGctcagattttaatttttttaaaattgagaccTACAATAGCAGGTTATTTTGGGTGAGGTACCGATTACCAGGTAAAtcgaagaaaaatatttttgccttttaatatatgaataatttagtaattttatctctactatattatcaaaatctttattctctctttattttctttttctctttttttctttccttacaaattcaacaaattcaataatttttaaggaactaaaatttaaaaaattgactaaaaactgataaattttaaaggtaaatcaaaatcaatttacTAAATCAAAATAGTAACGACCCAGCcaactagcaacaataactcgttggacccaaacaCCAGCCCAAATGCTTAAGGCcagttaaggccctgacgttctcgtcagtccaatcacacacacagcccaagattatcaggcaatgtgagactcgtctcgctagccttgttgACATAGCTTATCACATTATCTTTCAAACCGTGGCTCAGTCGAGATTCGTCACACATTTCCGGCTGATGAACTgattctgataccaaatgtaacgacccaacccactagcaataataactcgttgggtccaaacaccggcccaaaatgcttaatcccggttattattactagtgtctaagtctcttatatacccaatcacatccccattaacatccgatgtgggattattagaGTGTGACAATTAAACTAATCAAACtgataaactatataaataactTAGATTCGTTCAAtataagtttatttaatttatctatagTCTTAATTTTGTTTACTCCAGTAAAACTCTATGGTGAAGATTTAttataagcttaaaatttaaattatacggtctgaatttatttattagtaaGTTTAAATTGCACTATTCTATTTAGATTTATTAGAGGTTTCTGTATACTTTTTAGGttctaaatatcaaatttattttgttttctgcttatattttgaattacaaTATAtgatcttattattttaaaagatcaatttttactattaaaatttgaattaattttgccCGTACAATTCtattctaagaataaatttgaattataccctatatttctaattaattatccacattaaattttttaaatagtaataaagtattaatatctaaattagaaaattcttaatttttttcaaaaatattaaatatgttgaatttaaatatttaccgacgttcaattttttaaaattagtaatacaaaattaatgtctaaacaagaaaaattcataattttattaaacatattacatatgttaaatttaaatatttaccaacattacaagttttttaaatagtgatacaaaattaatgtctaaagcagaataattttaaaagttttttaacatattaaatacatttaatttataatttttttacctacattcaaattcttttaaataagtgatacaaaattaagatCTAAACTATGGAAATTGaaaagtttcttaaacatattaaatatgttgaattaaaatatttaccaacattacaaattttttaaatagtaatacaaaattcctctaacttaaatttaaatttttaatttttaatatttaatatttaatattaatttaaattaatgcctaaatttgagaaacactaaaatttctaaaatgaatgcctaaattaatgcctgTATTAATGCTTAAATTTGGGTAATCAATCAATTCCCcaaattagtgcaaattaatacgtaaatttgatatcaattaaaactttttttcaatGTTGTTGCatagtttaattacaaaaaataaccTCGAATGAAGTAACCCGTTTACCtgctaaataataaaattacatttttattttctattaatcaacggttaaattttttttattttctataaaataaagtgccaaattatttctcaaaatttaaattattataaaataaaataactccaACACCAACCACGGCCCACCCCCGCACACAACAAATACTCAAATGGCTCAAATTGAATGACAAAGTCATATTTTCCacgagaataataaaaaaataaggagaAACACATGCGCGCACAACAAATAGCACAAACTGAGCAACAAGTCATATTTCCcatcaaaacaataaaaaataaataaaactcatggttccaataaaaaataaacaaaacctaTAAATAGCCACCTCTACAACCACTTACCCACATATACACAACAAATCGCTGATGTCGGTCCACGAACCTATAAATAGCCACCTCCGTAAGAGCCTACTCACAGCTGACAGATAGCTCAAGTGTGGGATGTCGGTCCACGAACACTGTGTTTTCTGCGCTTTTTCCACAGAGAGTTGTAACTATCTATTCCGCCACTGTGTTTTCGCTTGATTTCTTCTCCTTAAAGCGGAAGTACCCGTTGGGGATTCGAGCGACGTTCGTGACCTATGGTCCAACATATCTGCATTTTCCAACACAAAGCAAAGATCGAAAGTTCTAACCACTCTGGAGGCAATCTGGTAGGTGCTATGAACAGAAAGGAACAACTTCGTTTTCCGCTCCACGGCCCCCAACGTTTCGCTAGCATATGAACGTTCCATACTGCTGTTGAAATCCTGGATGGAGCTACTCTGACTGcacctctccccctcccccacccCTCTCTCGCGCCCTCTTCACTTCTCGCTGCCTTCTCACTCATTcctgctttttatttttatttttcttcgtcTTTCCTTCATTTTTTCTCTCTGTTCTGGTTTTTCttcggaggccctagctgcttccacaCTGTAAGCCTagttcattttatttaataaatgaagcaaatagtttgctacctatttctaaaaacaaaaacaaatcacTGAAATTGGATAGTAACATTTTCTgtcaaaacaataaaaaataagcaaatCCCATGCTGGCCTATTTACTATAACaaagtttaataaataatttaaatgcaATTTGAGCGAGAAATCACCATAGTGGGAGAAGAGGATGCATCGGGGAAGCCAATTCCCCTGGTGATAGCGCCGACAGTGGCCCCAGAAGGAAATTGGCAGTTGTAAACATGAAAATAGCTGTTCAAATCAAATGTCATAATCTACATAACAACAATGGAAAAACACATAAAGGTTACATCGTTAAAttcactagtcaaataatgtcaaaaaaaatataaaatttggtttttaaatatttccaATAACGTAGATAATGTCTAATATATTATCGAACCGATCATTGATTCGGAAGCTGcattatcaaaaataacttggtagcacagaaaCCTCCGTACTACTAATAGTATAGTACGTAGACTCTCTCatcctcccctctctctttctctctctctatatatatatgtatatatatatatatatatatatatatgtgtgtatatatatatatatatatatatatatatatatatagagagagagagagagagagagagagagagagagagagagagagagagagagagagagagagagagagagagagagagagagagagttgagctggaatactttcaaaagcaccaagaggttggtacttttgagtttttaacccttggatggagaaatgtaagattgggatgatggtggtaggtggaggtaggtggaatagtatttgatctaaggactattagtaatcaaggagtagatccaagggctaaaaacctaatagcccTTCCGCTCCGCCCTACGATTTTGGACCTTCCCCTTCTGAGTTTGCAGGTTAGTGGGTACATTAGCCCAAAATTAAGTAAATTTGATTCGGAAGTCAAATTTACATGTGTTAttgatttttgttagaaattttaTTCGGCTTTTGATTCTGTTAACTCCAGCAGGAATTTTTGGAATTCGTATTCACTTTCCTTTTAATTGGAGCTAGCGGAAGGTATTTGTGGAGTTACATTTTGATCCATAGTCGGATTAGTGTTCTAGGTGGATTGATATTTACGGAATTCACTGGAATCCTCTAAGTTTTGTAGTAAAATTCAGCACATATATGCATGTCTTGATTACCATCATTATTTagctcaaattttagatttgcaTATTAGTATGGAATTTGAAGTTTGGAGCATGTTAAATCCATTTTTAGATGTTTAATAAATGTTGAATtgagatttgacttaggagaaaccTACATTTTAACATGTTAATTGccattattaaaaattaacttcAGTAGCTGTTTTTACTACTTTCTCGCCTCTGTTAGTGAGCTACGAATACACaaattagtgtaggttgagtttacgctcgtgctgaggtaccgagtggatttttacagtagagtttAATCTGATTCATATTGTATGATacggatttttttttgtaattgtgaTACAGTGTAGGTTGCCGGTTAGTGTGTGAGCACAAAGTTGGAATGATATGAAACCGTTTTGACAGGAAATTGACGCGAAAACAGATGAATTGGGCCAAGTTTTCACTACAAAGGACTAAAttgcaaatataaaaaatagtgggCTAAAGtgcaaaataatcattttagTGGAAGTCCACTATGTGGCGTTTGTCCTTATCCCCTTTctgtctctccctctctcagaTTTTGTTGCAAGAGAAAGCaaacagaaaaggaaagaaaagagaatatgaGAAAAGAAATGACAAcactataatattttgtattaaatGTGGCTTTTATGGATACCTATAGCGATTTTTTGAAAAGCCGCAACAAAAAATATCGACTTTTCTGAAAAAGCCACAAAAAAAACCGGTAAAAACTGAGTCGGTATAGGTCTATGTCAATATAACGGCAGCTTGTAAAAACCGCATTTTAGTGTCCATAGCGGCTTTTTGAAAGCCACTATCAGCATTCAAATTGTGGCACTATTATAGCCGCCTTTGATTATCTATAGTGACTTTTTGCCACAATACTGCGAATTCTACAGTTTTTAAGAGCTACGACAATTAGAAAGCCGCCTTTAATTAGTATAGCGGCATTTGGTATGCCACAATGCTATAATTTTTGCAACTTTTCGATGCtgttaataaaattatgttATGGTTTCTTGAAAGCTGGTAATATGCATATACAATTGACTTTTTATAAAGCTACAATTGATTGAAATATATGGactttttaatatgtatattagcTACGGATTATAGTTGTATGAAAAATACAATACAAAAATGACATATTCATAGCAAAAAAGTTATTTCATTCATATATAAGCCAAGAGTATCAAATGAAACCAAAATACTAATTGTTCCTCACATCCTCAACatcaataaaatgataaaaaactataatatccaaaaacagttttttttagaaatgacacagtaactcaaaatataaaatgatacTAAAGGGCATAGTTGGtccaaatacaaaagaaatgaTCAAATATCACTAAAAGAATTTGATGATGCTGACGTATAGCAAGTGCCCGAAGACTCAGGATCctgtaacaaaaataaaaatttctttcaataaaataagaatatagttAACAATTAAAACATAATGATAAAATTAGACATTCTATCTAGCTAGGTTATAGACATATAGTAAATATAGAGTTGAAAGCTAACAAACATAGTATTAAAATTACCATTAATTTTTTCGCATCGTCACTTATAAATGatccatttttttttgtgttagtTCGAACATCTCAACAAGTCTAGGTACTCTGCCAGTTGTATCTTTCTGCAAATATCATAATGTAGACAAGTAAAAGAATGTTGCAATAACATAAGACGAAAAAATCCTTTAACCAAGCCATACTTGGGAGCTGGATACCGACTATAGAAAAATCCCTTTCCATCGTGTGTCCAACTAATTGTTGAGAATTTTACCAGCAGCCAAGAGAAGAGGCTGCATGTTAGTtcaaattaagaaaaagaagttagttcaaattaagaaaaagaagTTAGTTCCTACGCTAGACACATACCAGCATGGTCCCTAAACTCTTTTTGGTGCAAGTTATACATTTTTGTCAAAAAGTATCCACTTTAGGAATAGTCTTACAAGCATAAATTTCACATTCTGCTAGCATAGCTAAAAGCTGATAGAGAGTACAGGATAAAAGGAAATCAACAAGAATGCGATAAAATTCATTTGATCAGAAGCAATAATGTTAGTAAATCCTCAAGATTTGGGTGCATTgactgaaaaagaaaataaatcatTAACTTATTCAGTATCCccatatataaaagtagataaatcaattaattattaatcgaCTTCACTAAACAGAAGCTCTCACTCATCAGAATGGAAGGACATGAGATTCACTCACCCATGATAAGGTGTCGGGTTGGCATTGCTTATCCTCGATAGACATAACCTTAATCGTGACCCAATTACTCCCATTCTCAGTAAGCCCATACGCCAAATACTTTCCATCCTGTCTGACTGCAAGCATGGTGAGAGCCCCCGTCCCATCCTTGCTAAGAGTGTTCGAATCCAATAAAACCTCTGCTTTTCCTTCCAATTCATTCTGTGACAAGAGCCGATGTTGCCAAATCATCAAAAGCGTTAAGAAAAAAGCAATAAACATACAGATACCCCCTAAACTTTTAACCTGTTACAATTTGATCCTTTAGATTTTCTCTTAAACCAAATAGTTCCAAATTTTACATAGTTTGCAATGTTATCAGTTGATTTGTTTCTAATCTTTCTTTACTCTCCGTGTTACCATGAGTTatcaaaatgacaattttacttAACAATTTAGTAGAGAATTCAGTTCAAACTGAAAGTAAGAGTGGAAAGATAAGTAAACATATTGACAACCACAATGATTCATAATCAAAAGAGCCGAGGAATTAGGTCGCTAAGATAATCAATATTGACTCTGCGTAAAAATATTCTATCACAAGCTCGGTCGTGATAAATCGAAGGCTCGAAACCATAATGATTCATAGTAATGCCATATTTGATCAACAGTACTTACTCTACCAACCAAGTATTCCTCCACACCACCACATACAACATCATAGTAACAAACCATTACATAGCATCTGACACAACATAGACCACAAGAGAACCCAAAGCACAATACCAAAACTGAAAACATCAGCCTTGTGATCGTAAAATTTGTGTTCAATTACCTAGAAATTGGAACTTAATGATCAGCTCATAACAAATTTTCTTGAGAGAAAGATAACGTATATTGCATTAATACAATAAATAGGCAAAAGGTGGAAACAATTGAATAACTTATCTCCTCTTCTCTCAATCCGGTGCTCACACATCCAATCTTATCTCCTAGCTCAAGTAATTCCTATAGAGAGGGTGAAACATGAATTATAAGGTTATTAGGATGAGATGCTACATGAAACTGTCTATTATTTAGGTTTGATTTAAATGAATCTTGATTTATTTGTTATCTGTTGTTCTGAGTTGAGAGCTTTCAAGTCTACAGGGAAAGAGAAGTATGCACCTCATATGACATATTATCAACATCAAGGCGCCAATCGTGGTACCGATCGTAAACTTCAATGCCTCCCAACAACACTCTTGTGTGAAACATCATCATCTGCAAATTAAAGCAATATGAACTCTGAGAAATGATATGATTCTTAGATTGTAGTCCTCACCCTCACAAAGCTATCATTTACAAATACTACAATGCAAGTAAACGGCATCTTGATGATCCTTGACTTAGCTATCTTTATTAGGCTTTAACTGATCCAATCAGCAAAATTTGTGATATAGACGTATACACGGGCATCAAAGAGTGAACAATTCGAAAAAAATGGGACGAATTTGATGAATATTGAAGTATGCTGATTCAATCAGTAAGATAAAGAGCTATGGTATCTCTACAAAAGAATATAAGTAGAACAAAGTCTTAGTGCctaaaacaaagttaaaatgTACGGAAAGTCGTCGTACTATTTGATATTTGGACTCAGTCCCTCGCTCTGGTAATTTATTACAATTCATCTGTATGCAAATTTTTCTTATACAAGGACCTTTTAACCCTGTTTCAAACACACTGAAACACGACACCATTTTACCCTTAaaacaacttatatatatatatatatatatctctcagGCCGATGATATGATAGCCATCGTGCCCCGGAGGGCACgatgataagttggttggtgggtgagttgggGTCTCCCGGGTGTAGTAGGATTGGCGTATAGGGAATTAGGTTCCCAGCTTTTGAATGTTCGTGGTTACTGAAccaagaaaattttcatatcctcgagttaagatatatatatatatatatatatatatatatatatatatatatatatatatatatatatatatatatatatatatatatatatatatatatatatatatatatatatatatatatatatatatatatatatatatatatatatatatatatatatatatatatatatatatatatatatatatatatatatatatatatatatatatatatatatatatatatatatatatatatatatatatatatatatatatatatatatatatatatatatatatatatatatatatatatatatatatatatatatatatatatatatatatatatatatatatatatatatatatatatatatatatatatatatatatatatatatatatatatatatatatatatatatatatatatatatatatatatatatatatatatatatacttacggGAACAAAAATGAAGTGCAGAAAATAACATCGAAAGTGACCTTGTGTTCTTGTCGTCGAGGTAAGTTGGTANCGAATTATAATCTACTCAATACTAACCCAAATGGCAAAATTAGCAGGcaaaaaaggtgaaaaagctGATGAAAATTATCAAAAGCATATTAATTTCATCCTCCAAATCACCAACATCGCAAATAAGATTAAGCTTTCATAGCCTTAATCCTAAAACATAAGCAGCATCCATCAGAATCGACGACAAAACCCCAATTAGCTCCTCAAATCGGATCACTAGATCCCAACCTACGACGTTACCCGTATCAAGCAAGAGATCAAACTCCACAAAAGAGGATTGGGGCAACCGATCCCTATCTCAGAGCTATTCACGCCAAAAACCAAAACCAGAGAACCGGGGAAGGCGTTTCGCTTCTCCTCACCTTCTCACCTTCCGGCGACTCCTCCGGCGGCTCCACCTGGTcggatgccgccgccgccgccggagttggcataggcggcggcggcaccgcGGCTATGGTGCGGCCGAAGAGCTTGATCGCGGGGTCCCAGAGCTCAGCCATGGCTCCGCCGCACGATCGCGTttcaaaaccctagagaggAAGAGGTTGGAGAGACGCGAGGGAGATAGGGCGAGaggggttgggtttgggtttgcgtagaagagggagagagggagagagagaaagagagagatggataaTTACTTATGGGCTAGGCCCAGATaaagagaaatatataatttgggcTACTATTTTGGGCCGGCCCATATCAAAAAGCCGCTAAATAAATCTCGCCTTTTAACTAATTTCCTATAGTGAAAGAAGAAGTtagaagtttaaaaaaaaaaaaagaaaaaaaaagagagttgatGTATCGATCGAAATCACAGGTAtttatgttaattttaatttttttttctctctccttcttccttcttctgttccttctttcttctttcttctttccccATCTCCCTGTTATGATATATTTA
It encodes the following:
- the LOC109715526 gene encoding uncharacterized protein LOC109715526 isoform X3, with amino-acid sequence MAELWDPAIKLFGRTIAAVPPPPMPTPAAAAASDQVEPPEESPEGEKMMMFHTRVLLGGIEVYDRYHDWRLDVDNMSYEELLELGDKIGCVSTGLREEENELEGKAEVLLDSNTLSKDGTGALTMLAVRQDGKYLAYGLTENGSNWVTIKVMSIEDKQCQPDTLSWPLLLAAGKILNN
- the LOC109715526 gene encoding uncharacterized protein LOC109715526 isoform X4 encodes the protein MAELWDPAIKLFGRTIAAVPPPPMPTPAAAAASDQVEPPEESPEGEKMMMFHTRVLLGGIEVYDRYHDWRLDVDNMSYENELEGKAEVLLDSNTLSKDGTGALTMLAVRQDGKYLAYGLTENGSNWVTIKVMSIEDKQCQPDTLSWKDTTGRVPRLVEMFELTQKKMDHL
- the LOC109715526 gene encoding uncharacterized protein LOC109715526 isoform X1, with the translated sequence MAELWDPAIKLFGRTIAAVPPPPMPTPAAAAASDQVEPPEESPEGEKMMMFHTRVLLGGIEVYDRYHDWRLDVDNMSYEELLELGDKIGCVSTGLREEENELEGKAEVLLDSNTLSKDGTGALTMLAVRQDGKYLAYGLTENGSNWVTIKVMSIEDKQCQPDTLSWKDTTGRVPRLVEMFELTQKKMDHL
- the LOC109715526 gene encoding uncharacterized protein LOC109715526 isoform X2, coding for MAELWDPAIKLFGRTIAAVPPPPMPTPAAAAASDQVEPPEESPEGEKMMMFHTRVLLGGIEVYDRYHDWRLDVDNMSYEELLELGDKIGCVSTGLREEENELEGKAEVLLDSNTLSKDGTGALTMLAVRQDGKYLAYGLTENGSNWVTIKVMSIEDKQCQPDTLSWDPESSGTCYTSASSNSFSDI